TTCCAAACTTCTACAAAATCTGTCTTAAATGGATCAAAATCATACATCCATTTACAGCCAACGCATAGAGGATCCCCTAACGCAAATGGATGGGCAACACCCATTAATCCATATTGTTGATGCACTTCATTCATTACCTGAGTTATCTCTTTCTCTTGTCCATCGAGATTTTTCCAATCTATGAACGTATTACATCCCAAAACAAGTCCATGTCCATTAAAGGTATTCAATTCTTGTCCCTGAAAACAAACTATATCTTTGATGGTTGATATTTCTCTCCAGCCAGTCACGTTACTATGATCGGTCAGGAAGAAAAAGTCAAATCCAAGTTCTTTCAGGTAATCTGCGAGTTCTTTCACGGTAAAAGTACCATCGCTGTGAACTGTATGAGTGTGAAGCTCTCCAATATAGGTTCTGTATTTCGAGTTGTTTTCAAACTCAATGATTAGTTTATAATTCACATCTGTGAAAAGATAATGATTTTCAAAACAAATTTTCCATCTCCCTGGCAGTGGCAGAGTCCTCTGCGCAGCGACGCTTGCGTGTTCTGCAATTGTAAACTGCTTTGTTCCCCGGTCATATCTTCCCATGAACCTACCCATAGAGTCATAGATAAGCAGGTTTACGTGGTTCTGAATGAGCCCGATTGAGGTTGGGGCATATTCAAATTCAATCTTCAAAGCACTTGTATCTTGCGGAACATCAAATTCCTTGAACGATAATTTTTTTGAGTCTTCTGTGCTTAATTTTCCCTCAATAATTATCAATTTGTTCACTTCCTTGTATTCTTTTACCGCTTTTTTCGAATATGTGTATTTTGTCTCTTTTGAGCTTAATCCAAATTTTATCACCCGCCGTGTATGGGACATCTTCAAAGACAAGACATTTGATTTGGTAATTATCGATATTCAGCGTAATTATTGTTTCAACTCCAAGCGGTTCTATCACAAAGATTTGTGCGCAGAGATCTCCTTTTGTGCGATCTATTTGGATATTCTCTGGCCTTATCCCCAGATAAACATCCTGATATGTCTTTGCCAGAGGTATTTGTAGTTGAAATCTTTGCTCTCCAATATAACAATATCCATCTGAGATCCTACAGGGAATAATATTCATTGGTGGGTTTCCTATGAACGAAGCAACAAAGGTGTCTACAGGTTGATCATAAATTTGTTTTGGAGTTCCTATTTGTTTGATGATTCCACTGTCCATAACGGCAATTTTTGTTGATAGCGCCATTGCTTCTGCTTGATCGTGTGTGACATAGACCACAGCCGTACCAAGTTCCATATGCAAGTGCTTCAGAAAACTTCTTGCCTCGAGTCTGAGTTTTGCATCCAAATTGGATAAAGGTTCATCGAGCAGAAATACACTCGGGGTTTGTATCATTGCCCGCGCTAAGGCAACTCTTTGCTGCTGGCCACCGCTTATTTGCTGTGGATATCTGTCAAGTAGTTGGTTTATTTGAAGGCTTTCAGCTACAAAATTGACTCTTTTTTCTATTTCCTGCTTGTGAATCTTTCTCACAACGAGTGGGTATGAAATATTTTCTTTCACAGTCATATGAGGATAAAGAGCGTAATTCTGAAACACCATTGCAACGTTTCTTTCTTTCGGGAGTTTATATGTGACATCCTGATTTGCTATGAAGATTCTTCCTTCATCTGGTAATTCAAGTCCTGCTATAAGCCTTAACGTAGTTGTTTTGCCACAGCCCGAAGGCCCAAGTAGTGTGAAAAAATCATGTTTTTCTATAGAAAAACTCACATTGTTGACTGCCATGATATTGGAGAATCTTTTGACAACATTTGTGAATTCTACCCAGGGCACGGTACAACCTCCTTCAACCTTTGATGCCGCCGTAGAATGAGAAACCGAATTTTCGCTCAACGATAAAGTACATAACTATGACTGGTGTTGTGTAAAGTAATGCGTATGCGGATATCATACCTATATCGGGTACACCAACTTCGGTGAAAAATGTATATATAGCTATGGAAACCGGGTATTTTGTATGTGACCTTAATAAAACAAAAGGAATTAGAAAATTACTCCAAGATTGAGCAAAAACAAGCATAGCTACTACAATTATTCCCTTGCTTGAGAGTGGTAAAAAGATTTTAAACATGACTTGTAAGGGTGAGCTTCCATCGACAAGTGCTGCTTCTTCAAAGGTCCTCGGGATCGAGTCGAAAAAATCTCTCAGGATGAATATCGACGTTGGTAACATACCACCTGCGATTGTCAGAATAACTCCGAGCTCCTTGTTTATCAAACCAAGTCTTAGATTCAGCATGAATATTGGAACCATTGCTGCTACACCAGTGACTATGCTCGAAAAAAGAACCAAAACATACAACAAGACATCTCTGCCTTTAAAATAATGCCTCGAGAGAACATAAGCTGCAAAAAGTGCACATACAGTGACGAGTAATACCACACCCACGGAAATGATCAGACTGTTCTTGAATGCATTGATCGCTGTCTTGTTATGAAAGACTCTTACAAAATTATTCAATGTTGGAGTTGAGATCGATATGAACAATGATGGCCTCGAGCTAAATGGTGTCACTAACAACCATAAGATGGGCGCAACGAAAAAAGCCAATATAGGTGTAAGTATTATATAATTCGTGATTTTACTCATTCTTCTGGGGTCCTTCATGTTTTTTTCCTCCGTGACAGTGTTATGTAAAAGATTGCCAAAAGAAGATTTATAAGCAAAACAATTGTTGATATTGCTGATCCATAGCCTATCTTGAAATATTTGAATGCATTCCTATATATATAGATTGGTAGAAGTTCTGTTTTGAATGAAGGTCCTCCTCCCGTTAAAAGATAAGGCGTGAAAACATTGAAAGTCCAAAGTGTTATTAGAATAAAATCAGTGAAGATATAACCCTTTATGTTTGGTAAAACTATGTCTTTGAATTTTCTCCAAGATGTTGTTCCTATTATGTCGGCGGTCTCAAGATAAGAAGGTGGAATTGTCTCAAGAGCCGCAGAAAACAACAACATGGAATAAGCAGTTCCTCTCCAAGTATTGAATAAGACAATAGTCAAAATGGGATGGTTGTAAAACCAGTTGATTTTCTCAAAACCAAGCCAAGACAATGTCACATTTAGTGTTCCAAAATCTTTGTCCAAGAATGCGATCCAAAGATATGCAACGACTACTTCCGGGATGATCCATGCGAGTATCACGATGGACTGAACAATAGTCTTTAACCTGCGGCTTCTTCTATAAGTGAGTAACGCCAGAATCATCCCAAGTCCTGCTTGACCAACTATTGCGGAACCAAAGACAAACAGAAGACTTATCTTCAAAGCGTTGTAGAAAAAACGATCAGAAAAAACCCTTGAAAAATTTTCGAAACCCACAAAATCAGGCTCTCTTGCCTTAATACCTGTGAGTGTTTCATTCGTCATACCTAGCTTCAAAACCCAAATAGCTGGAAAGATGAGAAAGACCGATATAAGAATCAAAGCAGGAATTAACAGCAACACAACGGCTTTTTTGCCTATTAAATACTTTTTTTGCAAAATACTCACCGCCCAAGAAGAGGGGGCAAAACGCCCCCTTTTGTTCATGGTTTCTCAATAACGTTTTGTTTTCCGACTATGTGTGTGACTTCGGTTGCAAATTCTTTAAGAGCTTGTTCAACGGTCATTTGTTTTGTAACGACTCTTTCGGTTAATAATTGTGCTTGGAATGAGATCTCCGGATAAACTGGAAATGCAGGTCTGAAGGTGGTGTATTTCACCAGTACTCTACTTGTTTCGGCTATGAATCTATCTTTGTTGACAGTCCAACATGAGTCTGCAAGATCAGATCTTGGAGAGACGAATGGTTTAAGCGTAAAATAACTGAGTTGTGGTTCGACATAAAGGATTCTTTTCAAGACTTCCGCTACAAGTTTTGGATTTTTGGTATTTGGATTTACGGCAAAGCCTGTTCCACCGGAGATGGAAACAAATTCTGGATCGCCAGGTTTGCCTCTCCCAGGCATTGCAGCCCAGCCAATTCTCTCATCTCTGTCTGGAAAGCCCCAAGATGGGTTATTTGGGTTTAGAACAGATGTATACATCCAAGTTCCTTCAACATACATTGCAATCTTTTCCTGTCTGAACAAATCAAATGTCTTTTCTCGAGCACCAGGTGATACCTGAAGTTCTGCATCGCCTAATTTTTCATCGACATAAATCTGTTTGTAGAAATTCAGAGTGTCTCTTAATGCGCTGCTATTTACAATCCACTTTCCAGTCTCCCAATCATAGAGATTTCCACCAGCTCCAAGTAAGACCATGAAAAACCCCTGCATGGTTGTTGCTTCACCCATTTCCGTACCTGCGTTGATTTGTAGTGGTATTACACCAGGTAATTTTTCTTTGATGATTCTTGCTGTTTTGATAATATCTTCCCAATTCTTTGGTTGCCATGGAAGTGGTATCCCAGCCTTTTTGAAGAGTTCTTTGTTGTAGTAAATCATTCTCACATCTGTAGAAGCCGGTACAAGATAAGTCTTTCCTTTGTAGCTCCCCATGGCTTTCATCGAATCATAGTAGTATTTCCAGGCAGGGACTGTTTCCAAAATGTCATCGATAGGCCTGAGATACCCAGCTTCAGCGAATTCAGGTACCCAGAAACCATCAATCCAAAGTATGTCTGCTCCTCCGCCACCTTTGATATCAAGCACAATTCTGGCTTTGAAGTCTTCGTCCTTGATACCAGTTTGAATTAGTTCAACTTGAATACCCAGTTCTTTTTCAATATCTGGAAGGAATTTCTCGAACCACTCAACAACTTGTGTGTTCTTTCCACCTTTAATGGCATTTGCGATGATCGATATTTTTTCAGCAACTACAAAAATAGCCAATAAAAGGACAATTAGTAAACAGATCCACCTTTTCACAAAAACACCTCCCCCTATGAAGTTTTATTTACATCCACAAGAATTTCTAACAACGAGCTTTGTTGGGACATAATGTACCTGTTCGTCGACATTGTTCCATGCCAGTAAGGAGATAAGAACAGCGGCTGCCTTTTCACCAATCTTCTCAGGATACTGTCTCACAGTTGTGAGTTTCGGTTGGATAAACTCGCTGAATGGTCTGTCATCAAAGCCAACGACTGCTATATCTTCTGGTATTCTTATGTTGTATGACTGTAAATGTGAGATGATTTCAACTGCGAGCAAATCCGTGCAGGCAAATATCGCATCGAATTTTTTGGTAAGCAGATGTAGTTCTTTTATTTGAGGCTTTTCTATTTGAACGAGTTGAATAGTTCCCCCAAATTCATCACAGGCCTTTTTGGCACCGTGAAATCTCTCTCTAACGCTGCTTACCTTTGTGCTCTCCCAAGAAACAAAAGCTATATTCTTGTAATGATGTATCTCTAAAAGATGCCTTGCTATATCATAAGCTCCTTTTTGATTATCAGATTGAACACTGTGGTATCCCAAACCTTCGATTGTTCTGTCGACAAAGACCACAGGTTTTTTCTGCTTCACCAGATCCAAAAGCGTCTGATCTGAAAGTGAACAAAGATGTGGAAGGATTATGAATCCTGCCACTTGAAGTTGAAGTAATCTATCGAGTTTCTCTTTTTCTGAATTTTCATCATTGTCAGAAAATTGAACTACCGGGTGGAAACCAATCGTGGATAAATATTCCTCTAAACCTCTTAAAATTCCAACGCTAAGTATATCAGAAGCAGTTGTTAGAAAGACTCCGACTAATTTTGAGGAGACTATTTGTGCCTTTTGTGGTGGTTTTTGTACAAAAGTACCGATTCCTTGGAGCCTGTAAATATAACCTTCAATAGCCAGTTCATCTATAGCCTTTCTAACCGTAATTCTACTGACTTGGAACAAATCCATCAATTCTTTCTCCGATGGTATGCGATCTTCTGGGGAAAGTTCACCTTTTTTGATTCTCGAGAGGATATATTCTTTTACGATCATGTACATGGGTTTGTTTTTCATATCATCCCCCACTTGTCATAACATGTTATATCATATTATTTTGCTGCTGTCAACAATATTTATAGAAAAAATAAATGAGAGCATCATATCATTCAAATCTATTCATTATTGTTTTTTAGAGCCTATAATAACATAATTTGCTACAGCAAGTGTTTCTTTGATAAAATGTCAGAAGAGAGATTTGATCTCATCGAAAGGTGTGAGGATATCTTGGATTGTATCGATAGAAAGAACACAGATTGTGTGAAGTATGATTCTATCATCAACAAATATGGTGAAGATGTGATTCCAGCTTGGATAGCAGACATGGATTTCAAAACTGCTCCTAAGATACTTGAGGCATTTGTCAAAAGAATCGAACATGGGGTTTTTGGATACACCTTTCGTTCCAAAAATTATTACGAAGCGATAGTGAAATGGTATGAAAAGCGACATAACTGCAAAATCAATTCAGAGTGGATTGTCGATGGTCCTGGTGTTGTCCCAATGATTGCGATCTTGGTCAACACACTCACACAACCAGGTGATAAAGTCATAATTCAGCCACCTGTTTATCCGCCGTTTTTTGCGGCTATTGAGAAAAACGAAAGAACGATTGTCGAGAACAGGCTCAGAAGAACACAAAATTCTTACCAAATGGATTTTGAGAACTTAGAGAAAGTGATCGATGAAAAGACAAAATTGATGATCATATCGAATCCTCACAATCCTGTTGGTAGAGTATGGACTTATCAAGAACTTGAAAGACTTTATTCCATCGCTTTGAAATACGGTTTGATAATCATCAGCGATGAAATTCATGCCGATATAATTTACAAGCCCAATGAATTTACTTCATTGCTCAAGGTTGCCCAAAGAAATGTTATTGTGCTCAACTCTCCGGGGAAGACCTTCAATGTACCTGGTTTGACAAATTCATATGGAATAATACCAGACAAGGAGCTGAGAACTTTTTACAACAAAGCCATTGAGAAACTCGAATTGACGACAGGGAACATATTCGGCATAACTGCCCTTTGTGCAGCCTATTCTCAAGGAGAACAATGGCTAACTGAGTTGATAGATTTTCTACAGTCAAACAGAGATTATGTATATGATTTTGTGAAAAAGAACATGCCTTTGATAGATATGACACTTCCGGAAGGAACTTTTCTGATGTGGTTGGACTGTTCCAAATTGAGATTAGAAAATCCCCAAAAGTTTTTCTTGCAGAACGCAAGAGTTTATCTCAACAACGGCGCAGATTTTGGAGACCCAAATTCAGTGAGGTTAAATATTGCATGCTCGAGAAAAACTCTCGAGCAGATAATGGAAAGAATGAAAGTGGCTTATGATTCTCTGAATCACAGATAAAATAATTCACGATTGAACGCAAAATACAGTTTATTGATAAACAGAGTTGTGGTATAAGAAACAGGCAACAAGATGGTCTTTCTTCACTTCAATTAAGGCAGGTCGTGTGTCTTTACATTCGATCATTCTGAATTGACAGCGATCGAAAAATGGACATCCTGCCGGTAGGTTAATTAAAGATGGGATCTCACTTACATCCATAATGAGCTTCATCTTTCTTGTTGGATCTGGTATGGGTATAGAGCTAAATAACAACTGTGTATATGGATGAAGCATATCGGTGACTACTGAATCTGTTTTCCCCATCTCAACTATCTGTCCAAGGTACATAACTGCTATTCTATCGCTCAAGAATTTAATCACAGACAGATCATGAGATATGAACATATAGGTGAGTTTCAGTTCTTGTTTCAACTTTTTCAGTAGGTTCATTATCTGTGCTTGAACTGAGACATCGAGAGCCGATGTTGGCTCATCAAGGACAATGAATTTTGGTTTTGTTATTATAGCGCGAGCTATTGCTATTCTCTGTCTCTGTCCACCTGAGAATTCATGCGGAAATCTACCAACATGCTCAGATTTTAAGCCGACGCTTTCCAGAGTGCTCATGATTAATGATCTTTCCTCGGATCTTGGAAATTTCTGGTGGATTCGTATCGGTCGTGCGAGGATATCGTAAACAGTCATGCGCGGATTTAATGAAGAAAATGGATCTTGAAAGACTATTTGCATATTACGCCGAAAGTGACGGAATTCCTTTTCTGGTATATTTGTTATATTGATTCCATCGAAATTTATTTCACCACCATCGGGTTGCTGCAATCTTATCACGGTTCGCCCCAGAGTTGTCTTGCCACAACCAGACTCACCAACGACACCTAATGTTTCACCCTCATTCAAATCAAACGAAACTTCATTTAGAGGTTTAATAACGAAGTGTTTGCCAAAAAATCCTTTTTTAACCCAGAAAGTTTTCACGAGTTTTCTCACTTTCAGGATTTCCAACTTTGGTCACCACCGTTATAAGGATTGAAGCAAGCGACTTTATGATTTGAACCAACAAGCTCTGGAACTTTCTTATCACATAGATCTTTTATGAACCTTTCGCAACGAGGATGAAAGCGGCAACCACTTGGAGGATCTATCAAATTTGGTACACTACCCTCGATTACTCTGAGTTTTTCTATTTTACTATCAACAGGTGGTATGGCATTTAAGAGACCTCGTGTATATGGATGTAGAGGTCTTTGAAATATCTCTTTAACTTCAGCAAATTCAATGACATATCCTGCATACATTACTGCGACCTTATCACAGATCTGTGCCACAACGCCGAAATTATGTGTGATGATCAAAACACTCAGACCAAGCTCTTGGTTCATTCTTTTCAACAAACTCAAAATCTGGGCTTGAATCGTAACATCGAGTGCAGTTGTCGCTTCATCGGCAATCAATAACTTCGGATTACATACCAGTGCCATAGCGATCATCACTCTTTGTCTCATGCCTCCAGATAATTGATGTGGGTACTTAGTCAAAAGAGACTCAGGGTCTTGCATTCTCACAAGTTTGAATGTCTCTATAGCCTTTGAAATCGCTTCTTGTTTACTGATACCTGTGTGGGTCATAATAACATCAC
The DNA window shown above is from Thermotoga profunda AZM34c06 and carries:
- a CDS encoding CehA/McbA family metallohydrolase is translated as MIIIEGKLSTEDSKKLSFKEFDVPQDTSALKIEFEYAPTSIGLIQNHVNLLIYDSMGRFMGRYDRGTKQFTIAEHASVAAQRTLPLPGRWKICFENHYLFTDVNYKLIIEFENNSKYRTYIGELHTHTVHSDGTFTVKELADYLKELGFDFFFLTDHSNVTGWREISTIKDIVCFQGQELNTFNGHGLVLGCNTFIDWKNLDGQEKEITQVMNEVHQQYGLMGVAHPFALGDPLCVGCKWMYDFDPFKTDFVEVWNADLSRTELNFEAIGKWIENLRKGRRITATAGRDLHKKSEIDWLKTVVFARELSLSEVLFAIKNGKVILSYTDDVSFTVEDKTSGETVIAKDKVKIKASFGQLGQKNVIVITKKTAKKLGEIGELEMKIDMEPDDFALLIVLGKDNLPLVITNPVFVKRGD
- a CDS encoding ABC transporter ATP-binding protein gives rise to the protein MPWVEFTNVVKRFSNIMAVNNVSFSIEKHDFFTLLGPSGCGKTTTLRLIAGLELPDEGRIFIANQDVTYKLPKERNVAMVFQNYALYPHMTVKENISYPLVVRKIHKQEIEKRVNFVAESLQINQLLDRYPQQISGGQQQRVALARAMIQTPSVFLLDEPLSNLDAKLRLEARSFLKHLHMELGTAVVYVTHDQAEAMALSTKIAVMDSGIIKQIGTPKQIYDQPVDTFVASFIGNPPMNIIPCRISDGYCYIGEQRFQLQIPLAKTYQDVYLGIRPENIQIDRTKGDLCAQIFVIEPLGVETIITLNIDNYQIKCLVFEDVPYTAGDKIWIKLKRDKIHIFEKSGKRIQGSEQIDNY
- a CDS encoding carbohydrate ABC transporter permease, with the translated sequence MKDPRRMSKITNYIILTPILAFFVAPILWLLVTPFSSRPSLFISISTPTLNNFVRVFHNKTAINAFKNSLIISVGVVLLVTVCALFAAYVLSRHYFKGRDVLLYVLVLFSSIVTGVAAMVPIFMLNLRLGLINKELGVILTIAGGMLPTSIFILRDFFDSIPRTFEEAALVDGSSPLQVMFKIFLPLSSKGIIVVAMLVFAQSWSNFLIPFVLLRSHTKYPVSIAIYTFFTEVGVPDIGMISAYALLYTTPVIVMYFIVERKFGFSFYGGIKG
- a CDS encoding carbohydrate ABC transporter permease — translated: MQKKYLIGKKAVVLLLIPALILISVFLIFPAIWVLKLGMTNETLTGIKAREPDFVGFENFSRVFSDRFFYNALKISLLFVFGSAIVGQAGLGMILALLTYRRSRRLKTIVQSIVILAWIIPEVVVAYLWIAFLDKDFGTLNVTLSWLGFEKINWFYNHPILTIVLFNTWRGTAYSMLLFSAALETIPPSYLETADIIGTTSWRKFKDIVLPNIKGYIFTDFILITLWTFNVFTPYLLTGGGPSFKTELLPIYIYRNAFKYFKIGYGSAISTIVLLINLLLAIFYITLSRRKKT
- a CDS encoding extracellular solute-binding protein; this translates as MKRWICLLIVLLLAIFVVAEKISIIANAIKGGKNTQVVEWFEKFLPDIEKELGIQVELIQTGIKDEDFKARIVLDIKGGGGADILWIDGFWVPEFAEAGYLRPIDDILETVPAWKYYYDSMKAMGSYKGKTYLVPASTDVRMIYYNKELFKKAGIPLPWQPKNWEDIIKTARIIKEKLPGVIPLQINAGTEMGEATTMQGFFMVLLGAGGNLYDWETGKWIVNSSALRDTLNFYKQIYVDEKLGDAELQVSPGAREKTFDLFRQEKIAMYVEGTWMYTSVLNPNNPSWGFPDRDERIGWAAMPGRGKPGDPEFVSISGGTGFAVNPNTKNPKLVAEVLKRILYVEPQLSYFTLKPFVSPRSDLADSCWTVNKDRFIAETSRVLVKYTTFRPAFPVYPEISFQAQLLTERVVTKQMTVEQALKEFATEVTHIVGKQNVIEKP
- a CDS encoding GntR family transcriptional regulator; this translates as MKNKPMYMIVKEYILSRIKKGELSPEDRIPSEKELMDLFQVSRITVRKAIDELAIEGYIYRLQGIGTFVQKPPQKAQIVSSKLVGVFLTTASDILSVGILRGLEEYLSTIGFHPVVQFSDNDENSEKEKLDRLLQLQVAGFIILPHLCSLSDQTLLDLVKQKKPVVFVDRTIEGLGYHSVQSDNQKGAYDIARHLLEIHHYKNIAFVSWESTKVSSVRERFHGAKKACDEFGGTIQLVQIEKPQIKELHLLTKKFDAIFACTDLLAVEIISHLQSYNIRIPEDIAVVGFDDRPFSEFIQPKLTTVRQYPEKIGEKAAAVLISLLAWNNVDEQVHYVPTKLVVRNSCGCK
- a CDS encoding MalY/PatB family protein, coding for MSEERFDLIERCEDILDCIDRKNTDCVKYDSIINKYGEDVIPAWIADMDFKTAPKILEAFVKRIEHGVFGYTFRSKNYYEAIVKWYEKRHNCKINSEWIVDGPGVVPMIAILVNTLTQPGDKVIIQPPVYPPFFAAIEKNERTIVENRLRRTQNSYQMDFENLEKVIDEKTKLMIISNPHNPVGRVWTYQELERLYSIALKYGLIIISDEIHADIIYKPNEFTSLLKVAQRNVIVLNSPGKTFNVPGLTNSYGIIPDKELRTFYNKAIEKLELTTGNIFGITALCAAYSQGEQWLTELIDFLQSNRDYVYDFVKKNMPLIDMTLPEGTFLMWLDCSKLRLENPQKFFLQNARVYLNNGADFGDPNSVRLNIACSRKTLEQIMERMKVAYDSLNHR
- a CDS encoding ABC transporter ATP-binding protein codes for the protein MEILKVRKLVKTFWVKKGFFGKHFVIKPLNEVSFDLNEGETLGVVGESGCGKTTLGRTVIRLQQPDGGEINFDGINITNIPEKEFRHFRRNMQIVFQDPFSSLNPRMTVYDILARPIRIHQKFPRSEERSLIMSTLESVGLKSEHVGRFPHEFSGGQRQRIAIARAIITKPKFIVLDEPTSALDVSVQAQIMNLLKKLKQELKLTYMFISHDLSVIKFLSDRIAVMYLGQIVEMGKTDSVVTDMLHPYTQLLFSSIPIPDPTRKMKLIMDVSEIPSLINLPAGCPFFDRCQFRMIECKDTRPALIEVKKDHLVACFLYHNSVYQ
- a CDS encoding ABC transporter ATP-binding protein — encoded protein: MEDLLKIENLRLYFDTEEGTVKAIEDVNITVGKGEIVGIVGETGSGKSITAMSILKLIPTPPARYLNGKIWFEGQEISKFSEDEMTSIRGKKISMIFQEPMTSLNPTFTIGEQICDVIMTHTGISKQEAISKAIETFKLVRMQDPESLLTKYPHQLSGGMRQRVMIAMALVCNPKLLIADEATTALDVTIQAQILSLLKRMNQELGLSVLIITHNFGVVAQICDKVAVMYAGYVIEFAEVKEIFQRPLHPYTRGLLNAIPPVDSKIEKLRVIEGSVPNLIDPPSGCRFHPRCERFIKDLCDKKVPELVGSNHKVACFNPYNGGDQSWKS